Proteins encoded by one window of Dietzia sp. B32:
- a CDS encoding excinuclease ABC subunit UvrA: MSAHAADTHDIIRVLGARENNLRSIDVELPKRRLTVFTGVSGSGKSSLVFSTIAAESQRMINETYSAFVQGFMPTLARPDVDVLEGLTTAIVVDQERMGSDPRSTVGTATDTGAMLRILFSRLAQPRIGGPKAYSFNVASASGVGTLKKADGTRQKAEFSITGGMCVRCEGRGSVSDFDIDALVDRSRSLSEGAITVPGYSMDGWYGRIYSGSGFFDMDKPVGEFTDREMHDLLRKEPVKVKADGINVTFEGLIPKIQKSMLSKDVEAMQPHIRAFVERAVVFTTCPECDGTRLNEGARSSRIGDRNIADVSAMQITDLAEWLRGIADPSVAPLLDSLQHTLDSFVEIGLGYLSLDRPAGTLSGGESQRVKMIRHLGSALTDVTYVFDEPSIGLHPHDIRRMNGLLLRLRDKGNTVLVVEHKPETIAIADHVVDLGPGAGSEGGQICFEGSVSGLRASDTVTGRHLDDKAALKQSVRSATGVLEVRGATAHNVRDVDVDIPLGVLCAVTGVAGSGKSSLIHGSVSPRDGVVAIDQAAIRGSRRSNPATYTGLLEPIRKAFAKANGVKPALFSPNSEGACPTCKGAGVIYSDLAMMAGVATTCDDCEGRRFQAEVLEYRFGGRNIGEVLGMSVAQAEEFFAGGEARIPAAHKILVRLRDVGLGYIRLGQPLTTLSGGERQRLKLAAQMADKAEVYVLDEPTTGLHLADVATLLAMLDRLVDAGKSVIVIEHHQAVMAHADWIIDLGPGAGHDGGRVVFEGIPADLVAAASTLTGEHLAEYVAAATLPVPVAGRKTP, from the coding sequence ATGAGCGCCCACGCCGCTGACACGCACGACATCATCCGCGTCCTCGGCGCGCGCGAGAACAACCTCAGGTCGATCGACGTGGAACTGCCGAAGCGGCGGCTCACCGTGTTCACCGGGGTCTCCGGCTCGGGCAAGAGTTCCCTGGTGTTCTCCACCATCGCCGCGGAGTCGCAGCGGATGATCAACGAGACCTACAGCGCGTTTGTGCAGGGTTTCATGCCGACCCTCGCGCGGCCGGACGTCGACGTGTTGGAGGGGTTGACCACGGCGATCGTCGTGGACCAGGAGCGGATGGGCTCCGACCCCCGCTCCACGGTCGGCACCGCCACCGATACCGGGGCGATGCTGCGGATCCTGTTCAGCCGTCTCGCGCAGCCGAGGATCGGCGGCCCCAAGGCGTACTCCTTCAACGTCGCATCGGCGTCCGGGGTGGGGACGCTGAAGAAGGCAGACGGTACCCGGCAAAAGGCCGAGTTCTCCATCACCGGCGGAATGTGCGTCCGCTGCGAGGGTCGTGGGTCGGTGTCCGACTTCGACATCGATGCGCTGGTGGACCGTTCCAGGTCCCTGTCGGAGGGCGCCATCACCGTCCCCGGGTACTCGATGGACGGCTGGTACGGGCGCATCTACTCCGGCTCCGGGTTCTTCGACATGGACAAGCCGGTGGGGGAGTTCACCGACCGGGAGATGCATGACCTGCTGCGCAAGGAGCCGGTCAAGGTCAAGGCCGACGGCATCAACGTCACATTCGAGGGCCTGATCCCCAAGATCCAGAAGTCGATGCTGTCCAAGGACGTCGAGGCGATGCAGCCCCACATCCGTGCATTCGTGGAGCGGGCCGTGGTCTTCACCACCTGCCCCGAGTGCGACGGCACCCGGCTCAACGAGGGGGCCCGATCGTCCCGCATCGGGGACAGGAACATCGCGGACGTCTCGGCCATGCAGATCACCGATCTCGCCGAATGGCTCCGGGGTATCGCCGACCCGTCGGTGGCGCCGCTGCTCGACTCCCTGCAGCACACGCTCGACTCGTTCGTGGAGATCGGCCTGGGATACCTGTCCCTCGACCGCCCCGCCGGGACCCTGTCCGGCGGCGAGTCGCAGCGGGTCAAGATGATCCGGCACCTCGGTTCCGCACTGACCGACGTCACCTACGTGTTCGACGAGCCGTCGATCGGCCTGCACCCCCACGACATCCGACGCATGAACGGGCTGCTCCTGCGGCTGCGCGACAAGGGCAACACGGTCCTGGTGGTCGAGCACAAACCGGAGACCATCGCGATCGCCGACCACGTCGTCGACCTCGGGCCCGGCGCCGGCTCCGAGGGCGGTCAGATCTGCTTCGAGGGATCGGTCAGCGGGCTCCGCGCGAGCGACACCGTTACAGGTCGTCACCTGGACGACAAGGCGGCCCTCAAGCAGTCCGTGCGATCGGCCACCGGGGTGCTGGAGGTGCGTGGCGCGACCGCGCACAACGTCCGGGACGTGGACGTGGACATCCCGCTCGGGGTGCTGTGCGCGGTGACCGGGGTGGCCGGGTCGGGCAAGAGCTCACTCATCCACGGTTCGGTGTCCCCTCGCGACGGGGTGGTCGCGATCGACCAGGCCGCCATCCGTGGGTCCCGACGCAGCAACCCGGCCACCTACACCGGACTGCTCGAGCCCATCCGCAAGGCGTTCGCCAAGGCCAACGGCGTCAAGCCGGCGCTGTTCAGCCCGAACTCCGAGGGCGCGTGCCCCACCTGCAAGGGCGCCGGCGTGATCTACAGCGACCTCGCGATGATGGCCGGCGTCGCCACGACGTGCGACGACTGCGAGGGCAGGCGCTTCCAGGCCGAGGTGCTCGAGTACCGGTTCGGCGGCCGGAACATCGGCGAGGTGCTGGGGATGTCCGTCGCACAGGCCGAGGAGTTCTTCGCCGGGGGAGAGGCGCGGATCCCCGCCGCGCACAAGATTCTCGTCCGGCTCCGCGACGTCGGCCTGGGCTACATCCGTCTCGGCCAACCCCTGACCACGCTGTCCGGTGGCGAGCGGCAACGACTCAAGCTCGCGGCGCAGATGGCCGACAAGGCCGAGGTCTACGTCCTGGACGAACCGACCACCGGCCTGCACCTGGCCGACGTGGCGACCCTGCTGGCGATGCTCGACCGGCTGGTCGACGCCGGGAAGTCGGTGATCGTGATCGAGCACCACCAGGCGGTGATGGCCCACGCGGACTGGATCATCGACCTCGGCCCCGGGGCCGGGCACGACGGGGGTCGGGTCGTGTTCGAGGGCATCCCGGCCGATCTCGTCGCCGCCGCCTCCACTCTCACCGGGGAGCATCTGGCGGAGTACGTGGCTGCGGCGACCTTGCCGGTGCCGGTGGCGGGTAGAAAGACCCCATGA
- a CDS encoding alpha/beta hydrolase, which produces MNPLVATLRAWWGRWRPSVTGLVVAALAAWVSLMPSLLPRAWYYQGLVTGVSMLVGYGVGVALRTVWRRVVAPRVILHPDLLALGDRLLTFARLSAPYVLVVYLVTATATAIRWQDQVSDLVSSPRPPWADYMKIPWVALAIFVGLLVAVRGIRAGYRWLTRVVGRRFGIGVYTARLAGVVVVAVLALGVVQGVVPRLFFEGANRIFSGQNNEDLPGARPPMTPERSGSPGSVVDFEDLGLQGRRFVTGGLDGERLGDLLGRTAPEPIRAYAGLESAPTDDERSALVVAELERTRAGERESVVIAPTTGTGWINPHAAQAIELLSGGDVAIVGTQYSYLPSWISFLADREKAEAAGRSLIEAVVAWRDALPPDRPRPKLYVYGESLGTQAGEAAFSGIRDIRATVDGVLWVGPPNSNHIWHALVQRRDPGTPVTEPVYADGLLVRFSEDPAEFRDDATPWIPPHVLYVQHATDPVVWWTPDLLFDRPAWLAEPPGKGRHPGMFYMPVLTLFQVTADLGNAIGGSQGYGHLYDHQILDGWAAATGREGWDDDEFRRFARLHAVAMERQERG; this is translated from the coding sequence ATGAACCCGCTCGTCGCGACGCTCCGGGCGTGGTGGGGCCGGTGGCGCCCCTCCGTGACCGGCCTCGTCGTGGCCGCACTGGCGGCGTGGGTCTCGCTCATGCCGTCCCTGCTGCCGCGCGCCTGGTACTACCAGGGGCTGGTCACCGGCGTGTCGATGCTGGTGGGTTACGGGGTCGGCGTGGCGCTCAGGACCGTCTGGAGACGGGTCGTGGCGCCGCGCGTCATCCTTCATCCCGACCTCCTCGCGTTGGGTGATCGCCTCCTGACCTTCGCTCGGCTGTCCGCCCCGTACGTTCTGGTCGTCTACCTCGTCACCGCCACCGCCACGGCGATCCGGTGGCAGGACCAGGTCTCGGACCTGGTGAGCTCACCCCGTCCGCCGTGGGCGGACTACATGAAGATCCCGTGGGTCGCCCTGGCGATCTTCGTCGGACTCCTCGTCGCGGTCCGGGGGATCCGCGCGGGGTACCGGTGGCTGACCCGCGTGGTGGGCCGCAGGTTCGGCATCGGGGTGTACACCGCCCGGCTCGCGGGCGTCGTGGTCGTGGCCGTCCTCGCGCTCGGCGTGGTGCAGGGCGTGGTGCCGCGCCTGTTCTTCGAGGGCGCGAACCGGATCTTCAGCGGACAGAACAACGAGGACCTCCCCGGCGCGCGGCCCCCGATGACGCCCGAACGGTCCGGGTCCCCGGGCTCGGTCGTGGATTTCGAGGACCTGGGCCTCCAGGGGCGGCGGTTCGTCACCGGCGGTCTCGACGGGGAGCGGTTGGGCGACCTGCTGGGCAGGACCGCGCCCGAGCCGATCCGGGCGTACGCCGGACTGGAGTCCGCCCCGACCGACGACGAGCGCTCCGCACTGGTGGTCGCGGAGCTGGAGCGGACCCGGGCGGGGGAGCGCGAGTCCGTGGTGATCGCCCCGACCACCGGCACCGGGTGGATCAACCCCCACGCCGCCCAGGCCATCGAGCTGCTCTCCGGGGGCGACGTCGCGATCGTGGGTACCCAGTACTCGTATCTGCCCAGTTGGATCTCATTCCTCGCCGACCGGGAGAAGGCCGAGGCGGCGGGTCGGTCACTCATCGAGGCGGTGGTGGCGTGGCGCGACGCGCTCCCACCCGACCGGCCGCGGCCGAAGCTGTACGTCTACGGCGAGAGCCTGGGTACCCAGGCCGGCGAGGCGGCGTTCTCCGGAATCCGGGACATCCGGGCGACGGTGGACGGGGTGCTCTGGGTCGGTCCACCCAATTCCAACCACATCTGGCACGCGCTCGTCCAGCGCCGCGACCCCGGCACCCCGGTCACCGAGCCGGTGTACGCGGACGGCCTGCTCGTGCGGTTCTCCGAGGATCCCGCGGAGTTCCGCGACGACGCCACCCCGTGGATCCCGCCGCACGTCCTGTACGTCCAGCACGCGACGGATCCGGTGGTGTGGTGGACCCCGGATCTGCTGTTCGACCGCCCCGCGTGGCTGGCCGAGCCGCCGGGGAAGGGTCGGCACCCCGGGATGTTCTACATGCCCGTGCTGACCCTCTTCCAGGTGACCGCCGACCTCGGGAACGCCATCGGCGGGTCGCAGGGCTACGGCCACCTCTACGATCATCAGATTCTCGACGGGTGGGCGGCCGCGACGGGACGCGAGGGATGGGACGACGACGAGTTCCGGCGGTTCGCCCGACTGCACGCGGTCGCGATGGAGCGGCAGGAGCGCGGCTGA
- a CDS encoding RNA polymerase-binding protein RbpA, with protein sequence MADRVLRGSRLGAVSYETDRDTDLAPRRMARYQTPNGEVYEVPFADDAEIPGTWMCKNGQEGQLIDGPAVEVKKGKPPRTHWDMLLERRSLEELEELLKERMDLLKKRRRAGAR encoded by the coding sequence ATGGCAGATCGAGTCCTCAGGGGCAGCCGCCTCGGTGCGGTGAGCTACGAGACCGACCGGGACACCGACCTCGCGCCGCGCCGCATGGCCCGGTACCAGACCCCCAACGGCGAGGTCTACGAGGTCCCGTTCGCCGATGACGCCGAGATCCCCGGCACCTGGATGTGCAAGAACGGCCAGGAAGGCCAGCTCATCGACGGCCCGGCGGTCGAGGTCAAGAAGGGCAAGCCGCCGCGTACCCACTGGGACATGCTGCTCGAGCGTCGCTCCCTGGAGGAGCTCGAGGAGCTGCTCAAGGAGCGGATGGACCTGCTCAAGAAGCGGCGCCGCGCCGGAGCGCGGTAG
- a CDS encoding polyprenol monophosphomannose synthase has product MTDPTTPGESVPSARTLVIIPTYDERDNLPGVVERLLASAPEVSVLIADDNSPDGTGEVADELAAADPRGRITVMHREGKQGLGAAYIAGFRWGLERGYTVLVEMDADGSHPPERLPAMLAAVDGGADLAIGSRYVPGGAVVNWPWQRHVISRGGNVYSRVMLGVGIKDITAGYRAYRADALAELDLDAIESKGYCFQIDMTWRLLGNGRRVVEVPITFTERTVGQSKMSESIFREAAVNVARWGWEKRRAQLKALVGR; this is encoded by the coding sequence GTGACCGATCCGACGACGCCGGGCGAGAGCGTGCCCTCCGCGCGCACGCTGGTGATCATCCCGACCTATGACGAGCGGGACAACCTGCCCGGCGTCGTGGAGCGGTTGCTCGCCTCGGCCCCTGAGGTGTCGGTCCTCATCGCCGACGACAACAGCCCCGACGGCACCGGCGAGGTCGCCGACGAGTTGGCCGCCGCGGACCCGCGCGGCCGCATCACCGTGATGCACCGCGAGGGGAAGCAGGGGCTGGGCGCCGCGTACATCGCCGGGTTCCGATGGGGCCTGGAACGCGGCTACACCGTGCTCGTGGAGATGGATGCCGACGGCAGCCACCCGCCCGAGCGACTGCCCGCGATGCTCGCCGCCGTCGACGGCGGCGCCGACCTGGCGATCGGCTCCCGGTACGTCCCCGGGGGCGCCGTGGTCAACTGGCCGTGGCAGCGCCACGTCATCTCGCGCGGCGGCAACGTCTACTCCCGGGTCATGCTGGGTGTGGGAATCAAGGACATCACCGCCGGCTATCGCGCCTACCGCGCCGACGCCCTGGCCGAGCTGGACCTCGACGCCATCGAGTCGAAGGGCTACTGCTTCCAGATCGACATGACGTGGCGCCTGCTGGGCAACGGGCGCCGGGTCGTGGAGGTGCCCATCACCTTCACCGAACGCACCGTCGGTCAGTCCAAGATGAGCGAGTCGATCTTCCGTGAGGCCGCGGTCAATGTGGCCCGCTGGGGCTGGGAGAAGCGACGCGCCCAGCTCAAGGCCCTGGTCGGCCGCTGA
- the lnt gene encoding apolipoprotein N-acyltransferase → MPLLVRVALAAVAGALLAASFPPIGLWWTALLAIAVLVVVLSPSGGTTIRIRTGALLGFTSGLVFFLLLVPWVGLYVGAYASWGLSVVEALYLAAFGAGAAAILRAGLDPGTRRGPRAVGAVLGVAGWWSLWEWVRSSWPWGGFPWGRLAFGQADGPLLPLASLGGAPLVGFAVASVGAAIGVAVLLVAGRDRPVRAATGLLTVPLVTAGLVAVAALAPTGGEPTDTVEVAVIQGNVPRLGLDFNAQRRAVLENHLRVTAEYAEDVEDGTEPRPDLVLWPENASDISPLSDRLAGAQITALSRRLEAPILVGTVLPTVEGREAHNSYLVWDGRTSDAAGGPVTDRHDKKYIQPFGEWLPLRAPLEALFPIARTAGHFIPGDGDGLVTAGGVDLGVAICFEVAFDAAAREPVSRGAQILTVPTNNATFGRSPMTYQQLAMSRVRAVEHNVPVLIAATSGVSAVIGPDGAVRAETGIFEPAVLATQVEVGGAGTMASRLGGTPQAVCCLIGLVALAWALVRTRQRPATRTEEK, encoded by the coding sequence ATGCCCCTGCTGGTCAGGGTGGCCCTCGCAGCCGTCGCCGGTGCGCTGCTGGCGGCCTCGTTCCCTCCGATCGGCCTGTGGTGGACCGCGCTTCTCGCGATCGCCGTCCTCGTCGTCGTCCTGTCCCCGTCCGGCGGCACCACCATCCGGATACGTACCGGGGCGCTCCTCGGGTTCACCTCCGGCCTCGTCTTCTTCCTCCTCCTCGTCCCGTGGGTGGGCCTGTACGTGGGCGCCTACGCCTCCTGGGGCCTCTCGGTGGTCGAGGCTCTGTACCTCGCCGCGTTCGGCGCCGGCGCCGCGGCCATCCTCCGGGCAGGCCTCGACCCCGGCACCCGCCGCGGCCCACGTGCGGTCGGCGCCGTGCTCGGGGTGGCCGGCTGGTGGTCGCTGTGGGAATGGGTCCGCTCGTCCTGGCCCTGGGGCGGCTTCCCGTGGGGGCGGCTGGCGTTCGGCCAGGCCGACGGTCCGCTGCTACCACTGGCGTCACTGGGCGGCGCCCCGCTGGTCGGGTTCGCGGTGGCGTCGGTCGGCGCGGCGATCGGCGTCGCCGTCCTGCTCGTCGCCGGCCGTGACCGACCCGTCCGCGCCGCCACCGGCCTGCTCACGGTGCCCCTGGTGACCGCGGGTCTGGTCGCCGTCGCGGCCCTCGCCCCGACCGGCGGCGAGCCCACCGACACCGTCGAGGTCGCCGTGATCCAGGGCAACGTCCCGCGCCTCGGCCTGGACTTCAACGCCCAACGCCGCGCGGTGCTCGAGAACCACCTGCGCGTCACCGCCGAGTACGCCGAGGACGTCGAGGACGGCACCGAACCCCGCCCGGACCTCGTCCTGTGGCCGGAGAACGCCTCCGACATCTCACCCCTGTCGGATCGGCTCGCCGGCGCCCAGATCACCGCCCTGTCCCGCCGCCTGGAGGCGCCGATCCTCGTGGGCACCGTCCTGCCCACCGTCGAGGGCCGCGAAGCCCACAACTCCTACCTCGTGTGGGACGGTCGGACCTCCGACGCCGCCGGGGGCCCGGTCACCGACCGCCACGACAAGAAGTACATCCAACCGTTCGGCGAGTGGCTCCCGCTGCGCGCACCGCTCGAGGCGCTGTTCCCGATCGCCCGGACCGCCGGCCACTTCATCCCCGGCGACGGCGACGGCCTCGTCACCGCGGGCGGTGTGGACCTGGGCGTGGCCATCTGCTTCGAGGTGGCCTTCGACGCCGCCGCCCGCGAACCCGTCTCCCGCGGCGCGCAGATCCTCACCGTCCCCACCAACAACGCCACCTTCGGCCGCTCACCCATGACGTACCAGCAACTCGCCATGTCCCGGGTTCGGGCCGTCGAGCACAACGTGCCCGTGCTCATCGCCGCCACCAGCGGGGTCAGTGCCGTGATCGGCCCCGACGGCGCCGTCCGCGCCGAGACCGGCATATTCGAGCCCGCCGTGCTGGCGACTCAGGTCGAGGTCGGAGGGGCCGGTACGATGGCAAGCCGACTGGGTGGCACCCCGCAGGCGGTGTGTTGCCTCATCGGGCTCGTCGCACTGGCATGGGCGCTGGTCCGCACCCGGCAACGACCCGCGACCCGAACCGAGGAGAAGTAA
- a CDS encoding amidohydrolase, with amino-acid sequence MTAFLATGGRVLTPASRDATALAHENGLIVWAGSDAPGPALFPGAERVDLEGDWVAPAFAECLPEGLGLAAAAARGVVPAALPSAHGLDGIEDRVRAGERVVLDADVDPAQLAAELTRLAGEVGGPAVARCIPVLVGGTATRNTDDTTLAALAAVGTVILLRPLVDDLAGTDIVRIAASGVALAASTRVGDEVRPWDALRALTSVEGGRGLSPRAAFTATTRGARRAAGARDGTAGTLTPGTPATFARWQTGELAVVAADDAVQRWSTDPRSGVPPMPDLTGPDPVLRALLVDGLPAGTTA; translated from the coding sequence ATGACCGCTTTCCTGGCTACCGGGGGCCGTGTGCTCACGCCCGCCTCACGAGACGCAACCGCCCTGGCCCACGAGAACGGACTCATCGTGTGGGCCGGCTCCGACGCCCCGGGTCCCGCCCTCTTCCCGGGTGCCGAGAGGGTCGACCTGGAGGGGGACTGGGTGGCTCCGGCGTTCGCCGAGTGCCTCCCCGAGGGCCTGGGCCTCGCCGCCGCGGCCGCCCGCGGCGTGGTGCCCGCCGCCCTGCCATCCGCACACGGACTCGACGGCATCGAGGACCGGGTGCGCGCGGGGGAACGGGTGGTGCTCGACGCCGACGTCGACCCGGCGCAGCTCGCCGCCGAGCTCACCAGGCTCGCCGGGGAGGTGGGCGGTCCCGCCGTCGCACGGTGCATCCCCGTGCTCGTCGGCGGGACCGCGACCCGGAACACAGACGACACCACGCTCGCCGCCCTGGCCGCCGTGGGCACCGTGATCCTGCTGCGCCCGCTCGTCGACGACCTCGCCGGCACCGACATCGTGCGCATCGCCGCCTCCGGGGTGGCGCTCGCCGCCTCGACCCGGGTGGGCGACGAGGTCCGGCCGTGGGACGCTCTGCGGGCCCTGACCTCGGTCGAGGGTGGCCGGGGCCTGTCCCCCAGGGCGGCGTTCACCGCCACCACACGGGGTGCACGTCGAGCCGCAGGAGCCCGGGACGGCACGGCCGGCACCCTCACACCCGGCACCCCGGCGACCTTCGCCCGGTGGCAGACCGGAGAGTTGGCCGTGGTCGCCGCCGACGACGCCGTCCAGCGGTGGTCCACCGATCCCCGGTCGGGAGTGCCCCCGATGCCGGATCTCACCGGGCCCGACCCCGTTCTGCGAGCGCTCCTGGTGGACGGCCTGCCCGCCGGCACCACAGCCTGA
- a CDS encoding precorrin-3B synthase, whose product MNDSPHTAGSSRTGDTLRFPGGRLRHDHWTALASLAAGHRGGVQLTARGGARIVGADRDPVEVATRDLEAAGLPAGLAHPRARDIIASPMAGRLGGHHDVGDLPRRLEAALLARDEADALHGQMLFGVDDGSGDVLAHSPDLAVVVDGTDGSARVHVAGRAVPYRVAVSDAATVLIDAAVRLTGSAGPTRVPGSGSLHRLVVDALGTHPAAVTAPGPAADAATTGSTTGVVTPRVGWIDTADGLVSLLAVVPDGVVPARLAEFLGAVERPTTISADRVIGLHELTEPMAEQVVRVLAPMGMIFDAESPWAAGAP is encoded by the coding sequence GTGAACGACTCCCCCCACACGGCCGGTTCCTCCCGAACCGGGGACACGCTCCGCTTCCCCGGTGGCCGCCTGCGTCACGACCACTGGACCGCCCTGGCGTCACTCGCCGCCGGCCACCGCGGTGGCGTCCAGCTCACGGCCAGGGGTGGGGCCCGGATCGTGGGTGCGGACCGCGATCCGGTCGAGGTCGCGACTCGGGACCTCGAGGCCGCGGGCCTGCCGGCGGGCCTCGCCCACCCCAGGGCCCGCGACATCATCGCCTCCCCCATGGCCGGGCGGCTGGGCGGGCACCATGACGTCGGCGATCTGCCGCGTCGGCTCGAGGCCGCTCTGCTCGCCCGCGACGAGGCCGACGCCCTGCACGGACAGATGCTGTTCGGGGTCGACGACGGCTCGGGCGATGTCCTGGCTCATTCCCCCGACCTGGCGGTCGTCGTGGACGGGACGGACGGCAGCGCGCGGGTCCACGTCGCCGGCCGTGCCGTCCCGTACCGGGTCGCGGTGTCCGATGCCGCGACCGTCCTCATCGACGCAGCAGTTCGGTTGACCGGTTCGGCCGGGCCGACGCGGGTGCCCGGGTCCGGCTCACTGCACCGACTCGTCGTCGATGCCCTGGGCACCCACCCCGCCGCCGTCACCGCCCCGGGCCCGGCCGCGGACGCCGCGACGACCGGTAGCACTACGGGCGTAGTGACGCCGCGGGTGGGGTGGATCGACACCGCCGACGGGCTGGTAAGCCTGCTCGCCGTGGTGCCCGACGGCGTCGTTCCCGCCCGTCTCGCCGAGTTCCTCGGTGCGGTGGAGCGGCCGACCACCATCTCGGCGGACCGGGTCATCGGCCTGCACGAGCTCACCGAACCGATGGCCGAGCAGGTCGTGCGGGTGCTGGCGCCGATGGGGATGATCTTCGACGCCGAGTCGCCATGGGCGGCCGGCGCGCCGTGA
- a CDS encoding cobalt-precorrin-6A reductase, with translation MSAPPPPGTDPVDVHLVGIGPGPVDLLTVRASRLIAMSGTVLVDPDPVGPGALGLCPPTALVVDSSELTPAAAAATVREAVDRGDRVVRLYQGDPTHHPDLPAHTRALDDEGICWELVPGIPADAPGVPTPAPHPAPAQQPTPAPLQPAAVPAAVPAAEVSPATAMPGGSPGLILVLGGTGEARRLADLMVTAGLDVVTSLAGKVTRPRLPRGEVRIGGFGGAEGLARWLRENGVSAVIDATDPFSDQISEAAVRAARETGTPLLRLHRPPWSEQPGDEWIRVPDVQTAAHVVRERFRRPMLTVGKQGASAFAGDTRGSYLIRCSEPPPGALPHRYLLVLDRGPFGVDSERTLMSRHRIDVLVTRNSGGATSEAKLAAARDLHIPVVMVGRPEAPTAPETVHSVDDAARWLVERFGSR, from the coding sequence GTGAGCGCCCCGCCCCCGCCGGGCACGGACCCGGTGGATGTACACCTCGTGGGAATCGGCCCGGGCCCGGTCGACCTCCTCACCGTCCGCGCCTCCCGCCTCATCGCCATGAGCGGCACCGTTCTGGTGGACCCGGACCCGGTCGGTCCGGGCGCGCTGGGACTGTGCCCGCCGACGGCTCTGGTCGTCGACTCCTCCGAGTTGACGCCGGCGGCCGCGGCCGCGACGGTCCGGGAGGCCGTCGACCGCGGCGACCGGGTCGTGCGGCTCTACCAGGGTGATCCCACGCACCACCCCGATCTACCGGCCCACACCCGGGCCCTCGACGACGAGGGGATCTGCTGGGAGCTCGTGCCGGGGATCCCCGCCGACGCCCCGGGGGTCCCCACCCCGGCCCCACATCCCGCCCCGGCCCAGCAGCCCACCCCCGCCCCGCTGCAGCCCGCGGCGGTCCCAGCAGCGGTCCCGGCAGCTGAGGTGTCGCCCGCGACCGCGATGCCCGGAGGGTCGCCCGGGCTGATCCTTGTCCTCGGCGGAACGGGGGAGGCCCGCCGGCTCGCTGATCTCATGGTCACCGCCGGGCTCGACGTGGTGACGTCCCTGGCGGGCAAGGTCACGCGGCCGAGGCTGCCGCGCGGGGAGGTGCGGATCGGTGGTTTCGGAGGCGCCGAGGGATTGGCGCGCTGGTTGCGCGAGAACGGTGTCAGTGCGGTGATCGACGCGACCGATCCGTTCTCCGATCAGATCTCGGAGGCAGCGGTGCGGGCCGCGCGAGAGACCGGCACGCCCCTGCTGCGCCTGCACCGCCCGCCGTGGAGCGAGCAGCCCGGCGACGAATGGATCCGGGTCCCGGACGTGCAGACCGCGGCACACGTGGTGCGGGAGCGGTTCCGTCGACCGATGCTCACGGTGGGCAAGCAGGGCGCGTCCGCGTTCGCCGGGGACACCCGGGGGTCGTATCTCATCCGGTGTTCGGAGCCACCCCCCGGTGCGCTCCCGCACCGCTACCTGCTGGTGTTGGACCGGGGACCGTTCGGTGTGGACTCCGAACGGACGCTGATGTCCCGACACCGGATCGATGTCCTGGTCACCCGCAACAGCGGCGGGGCCACCTCGGAGGCCAAGCTCGCAGCCGCCCGCGACCTGCACATCCCCGTGGTGATGGTGGGCCGACCCGAGGCACCGACGGCACCGGAGACCGTCCACTCGGTCGATGACGCCGCCCGCTGGCTGGTCGAGCGGTTCGGTTCGCGCTGA
- a CDS encoding SDR family NAD(P)-dependent oxidoreductase — MPTPATPSSRSESGGEVVVVFGGRSEIGLAVAHRLAPGRTVVLASRPGGDVSELAAPLRTAGATAVELVDFDADDLDSHATVVADIEDRVGEIDIAVLAFGILGDQEVAERDSRAAARILHTDFVAQAALLTVLAERMKPRRRGVLVAFSSVAGQRVRRANYVYGSAKAGLDGFASGMADALHGTGVTLVIPRPGFVIGRMTAGMDPAPFSSTPDQVADAVVDRVESRTAGVVWIPWQLRVMFAVARLVPQPIWRRMPR, encoded by the coding sequence ATGCCCACACCCGCAACCCCGTCGTCCCGGTCCGAGTCCGGCGGTGAGGTCGTGGTGGTCTTCGGTGGCCGCAGCGAGATCGGTCTGGCCGTCGCCCACCGCCTCGCACCCGGCCGCACCGTCGTCCTGGCGAGCCGGCCCGGAGGCGACGTTTCCGAGCTCGCGGCCCCGCTGCGGACTGCTGGTGCCACGGCGGTGGAACTCGTCGACTTCGACGCCGACGACCTCGACTCCCACGCGACGGTCGTGGCGGACATCGAGGACCGGGTCGGGGAGATCGATATCGCCGTCCTGGCCTTCGGCATCCTGGGGGACCAGGAGGTGGCCGAGCGCGACTCGCGCGCCGCGGCCCGCATCCTGCACACCGACTTCGTGGCCCAGGCAGCTCTTCTCACGGTTCTGGCCGAGCGGATGAAGCCCCGCCGACGCGGGGTGCTCGTCGCGTTCTCCTCCGTCGCCGGACAGCGGGTCAGGCGCGCCAACTACGTGTACGGCTCGGCCAAGGCCGGGCTCGACGGGTTCGCCTCCGGCATGGCCGACGCCCTGCACGGCACGGGCGTCACCCTGGTGATCCCGCGCCCGGGTTTCGTGATCGGCCGGATGACCGCGGGCATGGACCCCGCACCGTTCTCGTCCACGCCGGACCAGGTGGCGGACGCGGTGGTCGACCGCGTCGAGTCGCGCACGGCGGGCGTGGTGTGGATCCCGTGGCAGCTGCGCGTCATGTTCGCCGTCGCACGGCTCGTCCCGCAGCCGATCTGGAGGCGGATGCCGCGGTGA